One Triticum dicoccoides isolate Atlit2015 ecotype Zavitan chromosome 4B, WEW_v2.0, whole genome shotgun sequence genomic window carries:
- the LOC119292503 gene encoding beta-fructofuranosidase, insoluble isoenzyme 3-like: protein MAESGEVSAEASRRADGVRGAGRGRQGRLGPFGLWVLASDELKERVAVFFRVFKDGDAGKHIVLMCNDPSRSSYADHLYKPSFAGFIDIDILETGGKIPLRTLIDHSMVESFGGHIRMSILSRVYPMQAVSNKARLYVFNHGESDIKVTHLNAYDMRSAKISTDIDQY from the exons ACGTGCAGACGGTGTGCGAGGCGCGGGGCGCGGACGTCAAGGGCGGCTCGGGCCGTTTGGGCTGTGGGTGCTTGCGTCCGACGAGCTCAAGGAAAGGGTGGCGGTCTTCTTCAGGGTGTTCAAGGACGGCGACGCCGGCAAGCACATCGTGCTCATGTGCAACGATCCCTCCAGGTCGTCCTACGCCGACCACCTCTACAAGCCAAGCTTCGCCGGCTTCATCGACATCGACATCCTCGAGACCGGCGGCAAGATACCTCTCAGAACCTTG ATCGACCACTCTATGGTGGAGAGCTTCGGAGGCCACATCAGAATGAGCATATTGTCGAGGGTCTACCCGATGCAGGCCGTCAGCAACAAGGCGCGCCTCTACGTGTTCAATCACGGCGAGTCAGACATCAAGGTTACGCACCTAAATGCGTATGACATGCGTTCTGCCAAGATCAGCACGGACATCGACCAATACTAA